From a single Oreochromis niloticus isolate F11D_XX linkage group LG3, O_niloticus_UMD_NMBU, whole genome shotgun sequence genomic region:
- the LOC102081582 gene encoding zinc finger protein 665-like → MTSTQKDQHGARSQCSQEADKPHRKGEKTYSCDECGKDFTRNDSLKTHQLIHSGVKPYSCGECGKAFTQAGSLKTHQLIHSGVKPYNCDLCGKSFNRAGSLKLHQLIHSGVKPYSCDECGKDFTWAESLKRHQLSHRGVKAYSCDLCGKSFTEAGGLKKHQLIHSGVKAYSCYLCGKSFSRAGGLKTHQLIHSGVKPYSCDLCGKSFTQAGGLQRHQLIHSGVKAYSCDLCGKTFTQPKDLKSHCVIHSGIKPYSCDLCGKSFSRAGCLKTHQLIHSGVKEFICGLCGKAFTQNCHLKKHLVTHSGFKAYSCDFCGKTFNDKHKRKNHLLIHTGNDVYCCDQCGKPFPTDVQLKQHMFIHSEERPYKCDLCEKTFKSPYHLKRHQQTHTRKQLYTK, encoded by the exons ATGACTTCAACACAGAAG gaccaacatggagcgagaagtcagtgctctcaggaggccgacaaacctcacagaaagggagagaaaacctatagctgtgatgagtgtgggaaggattttacccgGAATGACAGCCTAAAAACAcatcaactcatccacagtggagttaaaccttacagctgtggtGAGTGTGGAAAGGCTTTTACTcaggctggaagcttaaaaacacaccaactcatccacagtggagttaaaccttacaactgtgacttgtgtggaaagtcttttaaccgggctggaagcttaaaattacaccaactcatccacagtggagttaaaccttacagctgtgatgagtgtgggaaagATTTTACCTGGGCTGAAAGcctaaaaagacaccaactcagccaccgtggagttaaagcgtacagctgtgacttgtgtggaaagtcttttaccgaggctggaggcttaaaaaaacaccaactcatccacagtggagttaaagcgtacagctgttacttgtgtggaaagtctttttcacGGGCTGGAGGTTTGAAAAcgcaccaactcatccacagtggagttaaaccttacagctgtgacctgtgtggaaagtcttttacccaggctggaggtttacaaagacaccaactcatccacagtggcgttaaagcatacagctgcgacttgtgtggaaagactTTTACCCAACCTAAGGACTTAAAATCACATTGtgtcatccacagtggaataAAACCATACAGCTgcgacttgtgtggaaagtctttttcacGGGCTGgatgcttaaaaacacaccaactcatccacagtggagttaaagagTTCATCTGTGGCTTGTGTGGTAAAGCTTTTACTCAAAATTGCCACTTAAAGAAACATCTAGTTACGCACTCTGGATTTAAGGCTTACAGCTGCgacttttgtggaaaaactttcaacGACAAACACAAACGAAAGAATCACCTACTGATTCACACTGGAAATGATGtttactgctgtgatcagtgtgggaaacCGTTTCCAACAGATGTACAGTTAAAACAACACATGTTTATCCActctgaggagagaccttataaatgtgacctgtgtgagaagacttttaaatctccataTCACCTGAAAAGACACCAACAGACCCACACCAGAAAGCAACTCTacacaaaatga